The following is a genomic window from Hydrogenobaculum sp. Y04AAS1.
TCAAGAACCGGAAAAAGAAAAGGGTATAGTGTTTGAAGGTGTTATAGAAGAGGCTCTTCCAAACGCTATGTTTAGAGTTAAATTGGACAATGGACATACTATAATAGCTCATGTGTCTGGTAAGATGAGGATCCATTTTATAAAGCTCTTACCAGGTGATAGAGTTAAGGTGGAAATGACACCTTACGATCTTACAAAAGGTAGAATTATTTATAGAGTTTAGGAGGCTTTTATGAAGGTAAGACCATCTGTAAAACCGATATGTCCAAAGTGTAAAATTATAAGAAGGAAAAAACGTGTTATGGTGATTTGTGAAAATCCTAAGCATAAGCAAAGGCAAGGTTAAGTTGGAGGTTTTATATGGCTAGAATAGCAGGTGTTGATTTACCAGATCATAAGAAATTGGAAGTGGCGTTGACATACATTTATGGCATAGGTTGGTCTAAGGCTAGAGAGGTTTGTGAACAAACTGGCATACCATCTATAAAGAAGCTTGGTGAACTTACACCAGAAGAGTTGAATCAATTGAGAAGGTATATAGAGCAAAATATAAAAGTTGAAGGTGATTTGAGAAGAGAAGTGCAGTTGAATATAAAAAGGTTGGTAGATATAGGTACCTATAGAGGTCTCAGACATGTTAGAGGGCTACCGGTAAGAGGTCAGCAAACAAAGACAAACGCTAGAACGAGAAAAGGAAGGAGAAAAGGTACCGTTGCCAACAAGAAGAAGGTATCAAAGTAAGGAGGTTTTACAATGGCTAAGAAAAGAACTAAAGAAGCAAAGAAAGAAAAACGTAATGTAAGCAGTGGAATAGTACATATTTACAGCACATTTAACAACACTATAATAACTGTAACTGACTCTCTTGGAAATACTCTAGCCTGGGAATCTGGTGGTACCACTGGTTTTAAAGGCACTAGAAAAGGTACTCCTTATGCTGCTCAAGTAGCTGCTCAGAAGGCTATAAAAAAAGCTGTAAACGAATACGGTTTACAGGAAGCAGAGGTTTGGGTAAAGGGCCCAGGTGCTGGTAGAGAATCTGCTATACGATCTATTCAGGCCGCCGGCGTTAAAATAAAAGCTATAAGGGACGTTACCCCTATACCTCATAACGGTTGTAGACCAACTTCTAGAAGGAGAGTGTGATATATGGGAAGAAAGATACAAGCTTGGTCTAAGGTAGACAGAAGATTCGGCGTCGTTGTTTCAGGGAAGTTAAGCGGCAACAAGATTTTAACCAGAAGAAATTTCCCACCAGGTCAACACGGTAGAACCAAAGGTCGTAGGGCTAAATCTACAGAGTTTGGGCTTAGGTTAAATGAAAAACAAAAACTTAAAATGTTGTACGGCGGTTTAAGAGAGTCTCAATTTAGAAAGTACTTTGATAAAGCTTCAAAGGCAAAAGGTAATACAGCTTCTGTAATGATAGAGCTTTTAGAAAGACGCTTAGATAACGTAGTTTATAGATTGGGTATAGCTTGTACCAGAAGGCAAGCTCGTCAGTTTGTAGTACATGGCCATATAATGGTAAACGGAAAGAAAGTTGACATACCATCCTATCAGGTAAACGTTGGAGATATAATAGAGGTGTACTCTAAAGATATACCTCAGATAAGGCAAAACCTTGAAAACCTTGATCCAAGAAGCGTACCTCACTGGCTTGAAATAGATAAAGATAATTTTAGAGGTAAGGTTGTGGATAAACCTAAGGATGTTGTTTTGGAAGTGCCTATAAACATGCAGTACATCATTGAGTATTATTCAAGGGTGTAAGGGGAAAGATATGAAAGAGTTTATTTTTCCGATGAAAATATATTGGGAAGAAAAAGATAAAAATTATGGTAGGTTTGTTGTGGAACCCTTAGAAAGGGGCTATGGCACTACAATAGGCAATGCTCTTAGAAGGGTTTTACTCTCTTCTATATACGGTAGTGCTATCACCGCTGTAAAGATAGAAGGTGTTCAACACGAGTTTTCTACTATTGAAGGTGTCCAAGAAGATGTTTTACAGATTATAGCAAATCTTAAAAATGTTAGATTTGACTTGAAAGATTCTGATTTAGAGATTTTGTATTTGGAAAAAAATGCGCCAGGTGTTGTTTTAGCTTCTGATATCAAAACTCCTCCAAATGTCACCATTATAAACAAAGATGCTTACATTGCTACGATAAACTCTGCTAATACAACTCTTAAAATGGAAATACGTATAGAAAGAGGCAAAGGTTATGTTATGTCTGATGAAATGGAGCAAATAGGAGAAGCCGGATGGGTAGTGCTTGATGCTGATTTTTCTCCTATAAAAGTTGCAGCTTTTAGAGTAGAGGCTACTAGAGTGGGTGACAGAACAGACTATGATAAACTTACTTTCGAGCTTACCACCAACGGTGTTGTATCTCCAGATACGGCTATTCAGCAAGCTGTAGAGCTTATAGTAAAACATATGAATATGCTTACAAATATATCTTATGAAGTACCAACCTTACCAGAGCCGATGCCTCCCGACGAGTTAATGGAAAAGCTTACATTTTCTATAGAAGAGCTTGATATTTCTCAAAGGGCTTTAAACTCGCTGAAAAGGATAGGGGTAACAACCATAGGAGAACTTGTACAGCTTACAGAGGATGAGCTTAAAAGCTCTAAAAATATAGGCAGAAAAGCTTTGACTGAAATAAAAGAAGCTCTTAAAAACATGGGTTTTTCTCTAGGCATGAACATAGGAGAACAAAGAAGTTCAGAGGTGTGATGTTATGAGACATAGAGTTAAGAAAAAACATTTTAGTAGGACTGCTGAACAAAGGGTTGCTTTGATGAGGTCTTTAGCTAGGTCTCTTATATTATTTGAAAAGATAGAAAGCTCTGAAGCCAAGTTAAAGGCTTTAAGACCGTTTGTGGAAAGGCTTATAACACTAGCTAAGAAAGGTGACTTGGCTTCTAGAAGAAGAGCTTTGTCGCTCCTTCCAGATAAAGAGGCAATTAGAAAGCTTTTTACAGAATTAGCTCCTAGGTTCGAAGGAAGGAACGGTGGTTATACAAGGATCGTTAAGCTACCAAACCGGAAGCCAGGAGATAGCACAGAGCTTGCCATAATAGAGTTTGTTGAATGATAGCAAGACTTGTAGACGCTTTTATTGAGGTTTATATAATTTTGATAATTATATATTCGCTTGGCTCTTGGTTTCCGCAATTTACAAACAATAGTTTTTTTGATTTTTTAGCAAGGATAATAGAGCCACCTCTTGATGTTATAAGAAGGATTGTGCCACCTGTAGCTGGGCTTGATTTATCTCCAGCGGTGCTTATATTTATACTGGTGGTATTGCAGCATATTTTGAGATAGTGTTATATTATGGTATAATATAGGCTATGCTGGAACTTTTAACGGAAAAGATTAGTGGAAGCTTAGAGAAGCTAAAAGGCGCTAAAAAGTTAAATGAAAAGTTAGTTAACGATACTCTTAGAGATATTAGAGCCGCTTTGTTGGAAGCTGATGTAGATTACGATGTAGCAAAAGATTTTATCAAAAGGTTAAGAGAGCGTATCTTTTCTGAAGAGATAAAAACCCACCTATCCCCCACAGATATGATTATAATGAGCGTTTACGATGAGCTTGTAAAAACGCTTGGTGGAAATGCTTCTCCTTTAGAAGAAGGGGTGGTAATGTTTGTTGGTCTTCAAGGTACTGGTAAAACTACAACAATAGGTAAGCTAGCAAATCTTATGAAGAAAAACGGTAGAAGTGTTATGACAGTATCTACAGACGTAAGAAGACCAGCAGCCATGCTTCAATTAAAGCGTGTATCTGAGTTAGCGGGTGTAGAATATTTAGAGTTTAGTCCAGACAAAAACCCTGTTGATATAGCCAAAGAGGCGTTTGAGGCTTTTAAAAGCAAAAAATACGATTATTTGTTTTTAGACACCGCTGGTAGGCTTCATATAGATAACGAACTAATGGAAGAGTTAAGAGCTATCAAAGAAGCCGTAAAACCATCTGAGGTTATATACGTAGCCGATAGCATGCAAGGACAAGAAGCTCTTTCTGTAGCTAAAACTTTTAACGAAGTTGTAGGGCTTACTGGAGCTATTCTTACCAAAATGGATGGTGATACCAGAGGTGGCGTAGCGCTTTCTATAAAAGATGCCATAGGTATCCCCATAAAGTATATAGGTGTGGGTGAAAAGTTAGAGGATATAGATCAATTTTATCCAGATAGAATCGCCCAAAGAATATTAGGTCTTGGTGATTTGCAAAGTCTTATAGAGAAAGCTGAACAGGTTATTAGTGAGGATGAGGCTCAAGCTATAACCTATAAAATGATGAGAGGTGAGTTTGATCTAAATGACTTGAAGAAAAATATAAGTTTTATGATGAACATGGGTCCTCTTGATAAAGTGCTTTCAATGTTACCAGGAGTTGGTTCCCAGTTGAAAAATATAAAGGTTGATCAAAAGATATTTAAACGTATTATAGCTATGGTAGATTCTATGACTCCTGAGGAAAGGGCAAATCCAAACGTTATAAACTTAAGTCGTAAACAAAGAATAGCGAAAGGTAGCGGTACCACTGTTTCTGATGTTAACAAGCTTTTAAAACAGTATCAAGATATGAAAAAGATGATTAGAAAACTAAAAAATCAGAAATCACCGTTTGGTGGTTTAGGGCTCCCGTTTTAACCTATGAAGAATATTTCAAATATAAATATCGCCGGAGTGGTAGGCGATTATAAATATCCACTCTATTTGGTTGTTAAAAGCCAAATAAAAGGGTACTGAGCTTTGGTAAAGATAAGAATGGCTAGATTTGGTAGAACCCATAATCCTATATATAGGATAGTGGCGATGGACTCGAAGTCTCCAAGAGAGGGGCATTATTTGGATATTTTAGGCACCTATGATCCAAAATCTGGCAATGTAATAAACTTAAACAAAGAAGCCATAGATCAGTGGATTAGAAAGGGTGCTCAGCTTTCCGATAGGGTGAAAGCTATCTTGAAACAAGCCAACGCTAACGTTAATGCAAATTCTTAATAGGAGGTAATGTATGAGCCAAGCTAAGGATCTTGTGGAAATCTTCGCAAAAAGCCTAGTAGAGGACTTATCAAAGGTAAACGTAGTTGAAGTCGAGGGAGAACAAACCGTTGTTATAGAGTTAAGGGTTGGCCCTCAAGATATAGGTAAGGTTATAGGTAAACAAGGGCGCATAGCCAAGGCTCTGAGAACACTTGTATCGGCTATGGGTAGAAAAAGCGGCAAAAAATATATGTTAGAGATTATAGAGTAATAATTTTATAAGACGATTCGCCCATTACTTGTGTGGGCGGTGTTTGTTGATAATAAAAATAAACGTTGCCTATTCTATAAAATTTACTATATTTATATTAAAAGATTTATAAGGAGAAACAAAATGTCATTATTCTCAAAACTTAGTTTAGAACTACAAAAAGCTTTGGAGGATGCTGGATACAAAGAACCAACACCCATTCAAAGGGATGCTATTCCTTTAGCGTTGGAAGGTTACGATATCTTGGGACAAGCCGCCACCGGGACAGGGAAGACAGGGGCCTTTGCTATACCAATAGTGGAAAAGCTTCAAAAGGGGAAACCAGATGTCAAAGCTCTTGTGCTGACACCTACCAGGGAGTTGGCTATACAGGTAAAAGAGCAAATATATATGCTTACCAAATATAAAAGGCTTTCTTCTTATGTATTTTACGGTGGGACTTCTGTAAAACAAAATTTGGATATTTTGCAAAATAAAAACGTGGATATCTTGATAGGAACTCCTGGACGTATAAAAGATCTCATCGATAGGAAGGCTTTAAATTTGTCAAAAGTAGAATATCTTGTTTTAGATGAATTTGATCAAATGCTTGATATGGGCTTTATAGAAGACATAGAATATATAATAAGCTTTTTGCCAAAAGAAAGGACCACTTATATGTTTTCTGCCACTGTACCAAGCCGTATTGAGCTTTTAGCAAAAAGATTTTTAAAGAGTGATTTCAAATTTGTGAAGGTACAGTCGGTAGAGTTAAAACCAAACATAGAAGAGAAGATGATAAAGCTATCTTCACCTGGAGAAAAAATACACGAACTTATGCATATAATAGACACCCATCCTATGGAAAAAATGTTAATTTTTGTAAAAACTAAAAAAGATGCAAAAGATTTATTTTTCTTGCTTACAAAAAAAGGCATAAGAGCTCAAGCTCTTCATGGAGATCTCACACAAAGACAGAGGGAAAAAGCTCTAAGTGCATTTAAATCTGGTGCCGTTAGTATATTGATAGCTACCGATGTAGCCGCCAGAGGTCTTGATATAAAAGATGTAGGAGTTGTAATAAACTACAACATACCAGAAGACCCAGAGCTTTACATACATAGAATAGGAAGAACTGGTAGAATAGGCAAAAGCGGTAAAGCGTTCTCTTTAATATGTCCAGAGGACTCCAAAGCGTTGTGGCGCATAAAGAAGCTTAGGTCAAAAATATCGGTGTAATTTTATTTTATTTTTATGTTTATGCTGTAAAATATATTCATGACTATTTTACTTTATGTGTTCGCTTTTGCGATTTTTGTAAGCGCTGTGTTGTTTGTGGCGTTTGTTTTGATAAAAGCTGAAAAATAAAAACTATGGGGTGCTTATGTTAAGTACGCCCCAGCTATCTTTGTCATTGTTTAGCATATATCCTTGTTTTATCGCTCTATCTACGTAATCTTTGGCTTTTATTATGGAAGCCTTTACGTCGTTTCCAATGGCTAAATAAGATGCTATAGAAGAAGCGTAGACGCATCCCGTGCCATGTGTAGTTCTTGTTTCTATAAAATCTTTTTTTATTTCAAAGCTTTCTTCCATACTTTTGTAAAAATCAACGCCTGGCTCATCTTCTCTATGTCCACCTTTTATGACTACATGCTTTACTCCCATATCAAGAAAGACGTTTGCCGCTTGTTCTATATCATTTTTAGTTTTTATATCAATACCTGTTATAAAAGAGGCTTCTTTTATGTTTGGTGTTATGATGGTGGCTTTTGATACTATTAAATCTTTATAAAGTTCTAAGCTTTTAAAAAGAGGTGTATCGTTTTTGGAAAAAAGAGGCGTATCCACTACCACGTGTTCTGGCTTTAATGTGTCTATAGCTTTTGATATAAGTCTTATGGCTTTGTCATCTCCTACTACACCTATTTTTACAACTTTAGGCTTTACATCTAGTATATCTATATGTTTTTTAATAATATCTGGTTCTAAAAATATTACTTCTTTTACCCCTTTGGTATTTTGAATCACAAAAGAGGTGGTTATGCAAACTGGATGCGCTCCTATACAAGTTATTGTCCTGGCATCTGCTATAACTCCTGCTCCAGAGGTTTGATCATATCCTGCAAATACAAGCACTATACTTTTCATAGCTCTATTTCATATCCTATGTATACTTCCCTTACTTTGTTGTTTTTTAACAAATCTTTTGGAGTCCCTTCTGCCAACACGCTCCCGTGGTTTATTATATAACCTCTATCTATCAATCTTAAAAGCTCAAAGACGTTGTGATCGGTAATGAGTATACCGATGTTTTTTTCTTTTAGATCTAAAAGCATTTTTTTTATATCTGAAATAGCCACTGGATCTACTCCAGCAAACGGTTCGTCAAGCATTATGTAAGATGGTTCTATCAAAAGACATCTTGCCACCTCTAATTTTCTTTTCATACCACCGGATAATTCACCTGCTTTTTTATCTTTGTGTTCTAAAAGCCCGAAACTTTGAAGGAGTTCTTCAGATATATTTTGTGCATCTTTTTTGTTTTTGTATATAAAATCTGCAAACATAAGCATGTTCTCCCAGGTTGTTATCTCTTCAAACAAAGAATGCTCTTGAGGCAAGAAAGAAAGACCAAATGTCGCTCTTTTGTAAGGTGGGTAATGGGTTACTTCTTGATCGTCTATTTTTATAGTTCCCTTATCAACTTTTATAAAGCCAGAAATAGCATTAAATATCGTGGTTTTACCAGCACCGTTTGGACCCATAAGCCCTATTATTTCACCTGGGTGTATTTGTAACGATACATTGGATATTATAGGGTTGTTTTTGATGCTTTTAGAAATATTTGATACTTCTATCATAAAATCTATGCCAGCAGTTTGTCAAAGGTCTTTATTTCTTGGACGTTGTTTAATGCTGCAAAATCTTTGGCAGATTCTAAGGATGAAAATGCATATATGTCGTCGTTTATGCTGACGTAAAAAGCTTTCTTACCATCTATCCACTGCTTTGTTTGGAAGTCTTTTGTATAAATAGATTTGATGTTTTTATCTTTTATGTTTAGCTTTCTGTAAGATATATAAAAATCCATATCTTTAATAAATTTTAACATATCCTTAAAGGAGTCAAAATACATATATTTACCATCTAAGTAAATTTCTGTTATGGCGTTTGGGTGTGAATATACGAAAGCCCCACAAACGGGACATCTGTCTGATGTCCTTACTTCAGAAGGTTCTTTGTATGCGTTTTTTATATTGTAATATGTATAGATACCAAAAAAAGACATCAGTATCACTGGGCCTACAATAACCCAAGCCACTTCAAACCATCTTACGTTTAGCCTTGTAAGCGTGAGTCTATAAAAGCCATAAAGTATAAGTCCTATTTGTGCAAGCATTAGAAGCCATAATGGATTTACCTTTCTCATATCATATTAAATATAAAAATTTTTTGAATTTTTCAAGCTTTTACGATATATATGATATAATTGTTTTATGTTAGGTATATACAACTATCCAAAAGTTATCAATACGGTGGAGGATAAACCTTTAGAAATTTGCATGCCAAAAAACTACTCTTTTAGTAGAGATTTTACGATAGTACCGGTGGGCATGTCTGAGTTGGTTTATTTAGCGGCTCTTTATCCTATTGTATTCGCTCATCATGAAGGGGTTTTTGCAGCGTTTGCTGTTTTAGGAGGCGATACAAACCACTATCTCACAAAAGATGGCAAATGGAAGATAGACCATAAGCCAAAGGTGCTTGACTTTTATCCTTTTGGTGCTATAAGGGATAGGGCTACCAACAACATAGTGGTCTTTTACGATAAGATGCCAGAAGAGTCCACCGAATGTGAGGAGATGGAATTTATAAATGTGCTTGGCGAGGCTACAGAACATCTTCAAAGAATATCTCAAATGGCTGTTGGTTTTTATCAGGATTTTGAAATAGCGGCAAATCTTATAAAAGAAATGCATGATCTTAAAATCTTAAGACAGACGGATTTAGAGTTAAAGATAGACAATGATGAAAAGTTTATTATAGAAGGTGCAGTGATGCCAGACCCTGGTGTGCTTCTTGGCATTTCTCCAGAAAAGCTTTACGATCTTACCAGAAGGGGTGTGACGCCGGTAATATACAACGTTGCATCTTCTTTGATGAATGTAGAGTTTATAAGATATTTAAAGAGGATGGGTTGATATGGAGATAATAAGAGTAAAAAAGACTTTTAAGCATCCTTACGCCGGTGGTGCAGATTTTCACACATTCATGGAAAAAAGCAGGTATGTGATAGCAAGAGACCTAATGGCTCAGCTTCCAAGAGATAACTACGAACAAACCAAAGTTCCAGAACTACCAAAAGAATATTACGGTGAAGATTTAAATGGGAAAAGTTTGCTCGTTTTGAACTTGTTTGCTCTTGGTGACTCTTTAATGTTTACACCAATCTTAAAGCATCTTAAAACTAAGTATCCTAAAAGCTACATAATAATGGAAACAAGAAAAGGGTATAACCTATTAGAAGGTAATCCTTATGTGGACGAGTTTATATACACACCGGTCTCTTACACAAGATTTAAAGAAGTAGATTATTATACCGATTGCTATGAGTACGTTGGTTCTTATTTCTACAACTATATGAATTTGGTGGATTTTTGGGCTGCAAAGTTAAGACAGTTTGACATAAAAGATAAAGACCCTGTGGTAGTCCCGCAGCAAGAAGCTATAGATTACATGAAGTCTATTGTTCAAAAGATAAAAGATGAAAATCCTGGTAAAAAGATAATTATGGCACATATGGTGGCTTCATCTATACATAGAAGCTTGCCTCCTTATCTTGTATCAAAAATAATAGATAAAATGAAAGATGAGTATGTTTTTATTACCGCCCATCCAAAATGGGAAGCTCCAGCTGTAGATATATCAAAAGAGCTTTATATGATGGATGTGGAGAATTTATCCCCTTATATGGAAAAACCCCAGTACCTTGTAGCGGCAATTCAAGAAGTAGATGGAGTTATTTCAGCGGATACAGTTGTACCACACATAGCAGCGGCGTTAAAAAAACCATGTGTAGTAATATCTGGTGGTGTCGCCCCAGAGTCTCAGCATTTTCCTAAAATGAGTTATACTACGGCACAACCAGTTTACGCAAGATATATCGGTAATACATGTTCTGCTCCTTGTATAATGCATGCTGTAGCAGGTCCTTGCCAAGAGGCCCAAATAAAACAAAAATTTTACAGCCCTTGTTTTGACAACATAAATGTAGAAGAAGTGGTGGAAAAGTTTAAAACCCTCGTTTACTACATAGAAAACAAAGATAAAGACATACCAGATGAGTGTCCTATTTGTAAGGAAAAAAATGTATTTTTTGAAGAAGTGGAGATCTCCTGGGGATATAGACTTTGGGAATGTAGCGTTTGTGGTTCTATATTCTCTTTGCCAAGAAAAGCCAAAAAAACCCTGGATGATCTATTGAAAGAAGACTACCCAAATTCCCAACAGATTCAACCTTTTTACGATACAAAAGATACACAGCAGATTGATGAGCTTGATAACAAAGAAAAGCTTGGTATTTCAAATATATATACCATATACACCTACCCTACTATAAGAGCTTTGTTGGATATAGAACCTGCTCTAAAAGGCAAAAAAATGCTTGATATAGGTTTTAACAGCGGTAGGCTTTTGGCTGTAGCCCACGAACTTCTAAACTTAGATGTATATGGTGTAGAACGCTCAGAAAACCAAGTAGAAAAGGTTAAAAAAGCTCTTAAAGATATAAAAATAGATATTGCTAAAGTCCTGGATCATAAATATATTAAAAACCTAAAGCAAAAATGGGGAAGCTTTGGTATTGTGATTTTAGAAAATATAATAGGAAACTTGGAATATCCATACGAATTTTTTAAAGCTGTAAAAGATTTGATGGAAGAAGATGGAATTGTCATATTTACATTTCCTAACAAAGATAGACCTTATATAAAAGTTAGAAAAGGTTTAGACTGGTCTGTGGAAGACAATGATTATAACTATACTCTTAATAGAGTAAGCGTTAGAGGGTTAGAGATAGCCTTGAGAAAAGCGGGATGGAATTATACTTATGGCAATGCTACCCCGATTTTTCCGGGTGATATAGTACAAATCATGGGTCCACCCCCAGTTTTGACTTTAAATACTGGCAACAACCAACAAATGAACATAAACCCAGCTGGCATGGAGACATATATTTATAACTACATGAAACCTATATTTAACGCTTTTTCCCTACATGGTCAATTTGGTATAGTGCTAGCTTCTAAAAAGCCTATAAACAACTACTGGTTTAAAAGGCTTGATGTATTGTGGGAACTTATCCAAACAAACGTTATGAGAAGAGAGTATATAGTAAATACATATTTAGAGCGATGAAGATAAAGCTTAAGATAAAAAGACAGGATAGGTTTGAAACTTACGAAGTGCCCTACAAAGAGGGTATGACGCTTTTAGACGCTTTAAAGTATATAAAAGAGTATTTGGACCCTTCTTTGGCTTTTAGGCAGTTTTGCGGGGCTGGTATATGTGGTACTTGCGCTGTAAACGTTAACGGTTTTCCTAAGCTAATATGCAAAGAACAGGCGTTGTCCTATGCTTTAGATGAAAATCCAACGGTTTTGGAACCTTTAAACAACGCTGAAGTTGTAAAAGATTTGGTGGTAGATATCTCAAATATGTCTTATAGAATAAAAGCTTATAAAGCTTGGATAACCCCCATTGAAACCAATTTAAAGATAGATCAAGAGCTTAGTAAGAAAATAGAAGAGTCATCCGATTGCATACTTTGTTATGCTTGTCAGAGCTTTTGTCCAGAAGTAGCCGATAAAGATTATGCAGGACCGCTGTTTTTTGCTAAACTCTACAGACTCTTTATAGACCCAAGAGACCGTGAACATGGTATTAGGCTTTTAGAAGCAAAAGATACTTTAATATTGCACTGCCTTTCTTGCAACAAGTGTAACAACGCATGTCCTAAAGAGGTAAAACCTGCCACTTTGATAAGGGAGCTTTTGGATAGTTGAGTCAAGT
Proteins encoded in this region:
- a CDS encoding nitrous oxide reductase accessory protein NosL; protein product: MRKVNPLWLLMLAQIGLILYGFYRLTLTRLNVRWFEVAWVIVGPVILMSFFGIYTYYNIKNAYKEPSEVRTSDRCPVCGAFVYSHPNAITEIYLDGKYMYFDSFKDMLKFIKDMDFYISYRKLNIKDKNIKSIYTKDFQTKQWIDGKKAFYVSINDDIYAFSSLESAKDFAALNNVQEIKTFDKLLA
- a CDS encoding succinate dehydrogenase/fumarate reductase iron-sulfur subunit; protein product: MKIKLKIKRQDRFETYEVPYKEGMTLLDALKYIKEYLDPSLAFRQFCGAGICGTCAVNVNGFPKLICKEQALSYALDENPTVLEPLNNAEVVKDLVVDISNMSYRIKAYKAWITPIETNLKIDQELSKKIEESSDCILCYACQSFCPEVADKDYAGPLFFAKLYRLFIDPRDREHGIRLLEAKDTLILHCLSCNKCNNACPKEVKPATLIRELLDS
- a CDS encoding methyltransferase domain-containing protein, which produces MEIIRVKKTFKHPYAGGADFHTFMEKSRYVIARDLMAQLPRDNYEQTKVPELPKEYYGEDLNGKSLLVLNLFALGDSLMFTPILKHLKTKYPKSYIIMETRKGYNLLEGNPYVDEFIYTPVSYTRFKEVDYYTDCYEYVGSYFYNYMNLVDFWAAKLRQFDIKDKDPVVVPQQEAIDYMKSIVQKIKDENPGKKIIMAHMVASSIHRSLPPYLVSKIIDKMKDEYVFITAHPKWEAPAVDISKELYMMDVENLSPYMEKPQYLVAAIQEVDGVISADTVVPHIAAALKKPCVVISGGVAPESQHFPKMSYTTAQPVYARYIGNTCSAPCIMHAVAGPCQEAQIKQKFYSPCFDNINVEEVVEKFKTLVYYIENKDKDIPDECPICKEKNVFFEEVEISWGYRLWECSVCGSIFSLPRKAKKTLDDLLKEDYPNSQQIQPFYDTKDTQQIDELDNKEKLGISNIYTIYTYPTIRALLDIEPALKGKKMLDIGFNSGRLLAVAHELLNLDVYGVERSENQVEKVKKALKDIKIDIAKVLDHKYIKNLKQKWGSFGIVILENIIGNLEYPYEFFKAVKDLMEEDGIVIFTFPNKDRPYIKVRKGLDWSVEDNDYNYTLNRVSVRGLEIALRKAGWNYTYGNATPIFPGDIVQIMGPPPVLTLNTGNNQQMNINPAGMETYIYNYMKPIFNAFSLHGQFGIVLASKKPINNYWFKRLDVLWELIQTNVMRREYIVNTYLER
- a CDS encoding SapC family protein; this translates as MLGIYNYPKVINTVEDKPLEICMPKNYSFSRDFTIVPVGMSELVYLAALYPIVFAHHEGVFAAFAVLGGDTNHYLTKDGKWKIDHKPKVLDFYPFGAIRDRATNNIVVFYDKMPEESTECEEMEFINVLGEATEHLQRISQMAVGFYQDFEIAANLIKEMHDLKILRQTDLELKIDNDEKFIIEGAVMPDPGVLLGISPEKLYDLTRRGVTPVIYNVASSLMNVEFIRYLKRMG